The window AACCTTGCAAAGTCACGAGCCACTATATTAGCCTCTGTTTTTATTTTCACCATCTTTAAGTCCTGTAATTTTTTTGGATGAATCTGTTTCCCCCTAGCTTGAGGTTAACCAAACAGATCTATCAAGGATGGAATAGCTAAAACCAAATGCACAAACAAGCAATATATCTCTAAGATTGGCCTAAAgtcttgcctcatatgcttcattctTGTCACCTGCAAATCACCAAAGGTAACTCTAGCATATGTCTTACTATTGGTATCCTACTTGGAACCCCATCTACGATCAACTTAAATATCTATTCTTGTCATCTTTGGCTGAAAATTTTGGCGCATGTGACATTCACAAATTTTCAACTCACTTTCATGAtggttaaaaaaaatcaaattattCAAATTCCCATCACTGGTGCTAACTTCTGCAGATGAAGTTTGTAGGGTACATAATCCTAATGTCCAATATATGACCAAGAGTGCATATAAAACATTTAGCAGGCCACCATGCTTAGCATGCAAGAATCGAGACACTAGATTACACTCCTTCCCAAGGTTTGGAAAACAAAAGTTTCCACCTAGGGTAAGATATTTTGCTTGGAGGCTGTTCAGGATAGCTCTTCCATCATGTTTGCAAACTTCATGATTCTATACACACATCACAGAGCAATGACGTAGATGTTAATTACTTAATTCCGATTCTCATCTTCGTCAAAGTTTCTTTTGCCAGGGCGCTTTGCTTTTATTGGGGACTTAGATCAGTATAATTTACTCAATTTGCACCTAAACTTTATCCCTCCTCCATTATTGAAAGCCTATTTTCTAACTCACACCTTGAAGCCTCTCTTGAAGATATCTACGTGTTCTATTGCAAATTTATAAAGCTATGTATTACATGCTCTTAAGGCAAATATGTTGGTTAATTTACCAACCATATGTGCTTCCAATGATTTTCGTTCCATGACACAAATGAATCCTTGACAGACCAGGATTCGAATTACAAATTTAACCTACCTCCTAATCACACTCATTctggttctttttcttctttttctttagaTCCTTGAGCAATTTTGGATGTGGCATTCAACCCTTCCCAGGCAGGGAATGTCGCTACACTTGACGTTTTTTTTAATGATATTACTTCTAATTCTCCATTTACATAATGCTAGATCATGAACAATGCAATGTGTGCCACTACGCCATCATGGGGAGGGTGTTTCTCAAGTCTTTAATGTCATACAGAATTATCGAGGAGGTCAAACCATCAACCGCACAAACATTCCGTCGAACTCAAAGACAACTACGGTGGTCCATGTGTTCCTACTATGCCCAGTTCGGGATGGTGGCTTTCCAAGCCCGAGCGGATAGCGAGATACGTGTTATAACAACACCGTGCACTCTACTACAAACACTATCATCCGTGGGCAGTCACATACTCACATATGACACGACTGAGAGCCGAACGGTAGTAATGCTTACTCCATTCATCCAAATATGTAGGATATGATACTTTTTTGAACCCGCATTTGACCATTGACAAGATGAATAATATATGAGATATATGATATAAAATTATACCATTAGAAACTTCTTTcatatatgaatttgatggtatgttgtgtgtaccttgcatgccatatattattgctctaaccctTGCTCAAAAGTAAAATTGGAGAACGGATTATAGGCCCCATATATTTGGATAGAGGGAGTACGAGTGACCGATTGATGGGCTAAATGTATCGAAAACCATGCATAGTCCAAGAGGTTTATCCTTCCCTTTCCATAACAAAAACAACAACATGCTCTTTGTGATTTAGCACTAGCAAATTGGTTCAACCTTGCATCTTCCCTGTCATTGGCAGACTCTTTCAACTGTGCAAGGAATGCCCCCATCCATTGTGGATATATTATACTACATCCCTGGAACAGAATTCCAGAGGAATTAATTTTAAGCCATTTCCTTCACCTCCCAATTCGATGCATGGGATTGGTGAAAGCCACATGGAGTTGAGGTTTACCCTTTTTTTTTTCCGAGGAAAGCTCCCTCGGAGGCTGCGTCCGAAGCTGCACCCGAGGGACTCATAATTAATGCCAGTGCCGCCACTCAAACAGACAGTTCAGCCAGCCAGCCAAAGAAACAGACTATAAATCCTGGGCCGAGCACATACCCCATTAGACCAAGCGGGTGCATGCCATTGAAGCTTCATTCACAAAGCTATAGCCACTAGTGATCCCTGCCCAGCACACAAGTAGTGCTCCTGCTCCCGAAAGATCGGCCATGGGAAGCATCGGAACCGCCAACGGCAACGGCAACGGCATCGGGCACGGCAGTGccccggtggcggcggggcggcagcACGCCGAAGGCCCCGCGGCCATGCTCGGCATCGGCACGGCGAACCCCACCGGCGTCGAGGTGCCCCAGAACGTCTTCGCCGAGAACCTCTTCCGCGTCACCAAGAGCGACCACCTCACTGAGCTCCAGCAGAAGCTAACCAGAATCTGTACTATACTCACCACGTCCAACTACAGTACAATTTGCATGCATGTTTTTTCCTGCTACTGCTAATAATTTTTTTACTAATTTATGCTTTGCAGGCGAGAAGACGGGCATCGACAAGCGCCACTTCCACCTGACGGAGGAGACGCTGGTGGCGCACCCGGAGCTGTACGACCACGACGCGCAGTCGCTGGACAACCGCCTCGCCATGACCGTCGACGCCGTGCCCAAGCTGGCGCAGTGCGCGGCGGCCAAGGCCATCGCCGACTGGGGCCGCCCCGCGAGCGAGATCACCCACCTCGTCTTCAGCACCTACTCCGCCTGGGGCGCCCCGAGCGCCGACCTGCGGCTCGCCACGCTGCTCGGCCTCCGCCCCACCGTGTCCCGCACCATCCTCAGCCTCCACGGCTGCTACGGCGGCGGCAGGGCGCTGGGCCTCGCCAGGGAGCTCGCCGAGAACAACCGCGGCGCCCGCGTCCTCGTGGCCTGCGCCGAGATCACGCTCGTCTGCTTCGGCGGGCCCGACGGCGGCAACCTCGTCGGCCACGCGCTCTTCGGGGACGGCGCCGGCGCGGTCATCGTCGGCGCCGGGCCCTTCCGCGACGGCGAGCAGAGCCCCATCTTCGAGATGGTCCACGCCACGCAGACCACGGTGCCCAAGACGGAGCACGCGCTCGGCATGCAGGTCTCCGGCAGCGGCGTCGACTTCCACCTCGCCATCCAGGTGCCCACGCTCATCGGGCAGAACGTGGAGCGCTGCCTCCTCCACGCGTTCCGCGGAggagacgacgacgacaacgacgacggtggtgctCATCTTCCGTCTCCGTTATCCGGGAACGGGAAGTGGAACGACCTCTTCTGGGCGGTGCACCCGGGCGGCCGGCCGATCCTGGACAACATAGACAAGGTGCTCAAGCTGGAGCCGGAGAAGCTGGCGGCCAGCCGGCACGTGCTCCGCGAGTACGGCAACATGAGCGGCGCCACCATCGTCTTCGTGCTCGACGAGCTGCGCCGGCGCCGGAGCCTGCTGCCGGAGTGGGGCGCCATGCTGGCCTTCGGACCCGGAGTCACAATCGAGACCATGGTGCTCCGCTGTCCACGCTAGGTGCATCGACGGCGTCCAGtcatcatccttctcaagcctactTACGTACGTATGTATTTGTGTGTGCACGTACGTGTGTCAAACTAAATGGACACGTACACTCAAATCAAATTAAGGCCGCAAACGGCCACGTCCCACTGAGCTTTCAGTTCATGTCCCATACGACTAGCTATAGCTAGTAATTATATATGTAGTGCCTGCTGGGTGTAATATGATTCACCAAAAGAAACTACTTGGATTCTACTAATAAATTGTAAAAAAAGATCCTGTATTTTTCTAGCTATATGCGATAATTTTTGAATATTTTGAAGGATTTGCGGTAGGAAATCCACGTCCTGCTCAGAAAATGAAGGTCCAACTCCGGTTAAAGCAATGGCTTGTGTATTCCACATTAAAACATGACTAGTCAAT is drawn from Triticum dicoccoides isolate Atlit2015 ecotype Zavitan chromosome 6B, WEW_v2.0, whole genome shotgun sequence and contains these coding sequences:
- the LOC119325838 gene encoding bisdemethoxycurcumin synthase-like — its product is MGSIGTANGNGNGIGHGSAPVAAGRQHAEGPAAMLGIGTANPTGVEVPQNVFAENLFRVTKSDHLTELQQKLTRICEKTGIDKRHFHLTEETLVAHPELYDHDAQSLDNRLAMTVDAVPKLAQCAAAKAIADWGRPASEITHLVFSTYSAWGAPSADLRLATLLGLRPTVSRTILSLHGCYGGGRALGLARELAENNRGARVLVACAEITLVCFGGPDGGNLVGHALFGDGAGAVIVGAGPFRDGEQSPIFEMVHATQTTVPKTEHALGMQVSGSGVDFHLAIQVPTLIGQNVERCLLHAFRGGDDDDNDDGGAHLPSPLSGNGKWNDLFWAVHPGGRPILDNIDKVLKLEPEKLAASRHVLREYGNMSGATIVFVLDELRRRRSLLPEWGAMLAFGPGVTIETMVLRCPR